In a single window of the Thermofilum uzonense genome:
- a CDS encoding roadblock/LC7 domain-containing protein — MSLNLEALRRLIEPVTKVAGFEGFVVATSDGLPLVSSITDKDLEEKVAALTAVLSEVGNRASTELGKGEADWITVNAPDGSGIIYIKLGDIGYMAVLFSKDTRLGVLLYTLRDIKKKILESRITP; from the coding sequence ATGAGTCTGAATCTAGAGGCTTTGAGACGTCTCATAGAGCCCGTAACAAAGGTAGCTGGCTTTGAAGGCTTCGTAGTCGCAACTAGTGACGGACTTCCACTTGTTAGCAGTATCACTGACAAGGATTTAGAAGAAAAGGTTGCTGCTTTAACAGCCGTACTTTCAGAGGTTGGAAATAGGGCTAGCACAGAATTGGGTAAAGGCGAGGCTGACTGGATTACTGTAAACGCTCCTGACGGGTCTGGAATAATTTACATTAAGCTAGGCGATATAGGCTATATGGCTGTACTGTTCAGTAAGGATACAAGGCTTGGTGTACTGCTTTATACCTTGAGAGACATAAAAAAGAAAATATTAGAGTCTAGGATAACGCCTTAG
- a CDS encoding roadblock/LC7 domain-containing protein has protein sequence MSSEKEVELRGVLAKIIKETHDMVSSIVFAWRDGIPVSYISSEQPQAEFLAVASAAALGSLDALGDIFGSRVKRVDVEFENGEHVIISTIDGSFIALSSTPRPNLGLIHLVLRKYEDEVIKIAGVGQVDAKRLPKNTG, from the coding sequence TTGAGTTCCGAGAAGGAAGTCGAGCTTAGAGGGGTCCTTGCGAAGATAATAAAAGAAACGCACGATATGGTATCCTCTATCGTCTTCGCCTGGCGAGACGGAATCCCAGTATCCTATATTTCCTCAGAACAACCACAAGCAGAGTTTCTTGCTGTAGCTTCAGCTGCAGCACTCGGCTCGCTTGATGCTTTGGGAGATATATTTGGTAGCCGCGTAAAGAGAGTTGATGTAGAATTCGAGAACGGTGAGCATGTTATTATCTCGACGATCGACGGCTCGTTCATCGCTTTGTCTTCAACTCCACGTCCCAACCTTGGGTTGATCCACCTCGTGTTGAGAAAATACGAAGACGAAGTAATAAAGATCGCAGGGGTGGGACAGGTAGATGCAAAGAGACTACCTAAAAATACTGGTTAG
- a CDS encoding pyridoxal phosphate-dependent aminotransferase — protein sequence MPRLSSRTQAIVGSPIRRIATLLDEARRKGDIISFGGGAPSLPPPQEVVDYLADFLRKAPQKTVAYGATRGMIELRELIAEDLKKYWNVSYDPKEEIMIVNGGTEGIYLALGAILEPGDEVVLIDPTYVGYAEPVRLLGGRVRYVPVKVEEDYQPNIEDVKKVVSPLTKAFVLLSPDNPTGRIVTEEFVRDLVKLAREYDFWIIFDAVYKHISYGRPTPWVDAFPGARERTITINSFSKEASIPGFRLGYVTGPAEVIESMEKIKQYVSLAPDTPGQIAMIKFYESGIKERYLNEIVIPTYRKRRDLMYKLIKEYLPEARTTLPEGAFYFFVDMRRYLEAMGRDDEEFSNRLLYRKSVVVIPGKYFGEMGLGHVRMTFVSEPEERIEEGMKRISAYISSYL from the coding sequence ATGCCTAGACTATCTTCAAGAACTCAAGCGATTGTTGGCTCTCCTATTCGAAGAATTGCAACCTTACTCGATGAGGCTCGACGAAAAGGAGATATTATTAGCTTCGGAGGAGGGGCTCCCAGTCTTCCACCACCTCAAGAAGTAGTAGATTACCTAGCAGATTTTCTCAGGAAAGCCCCCCAGAAAACAGTTGCTTACGGTGCCACGAGAGGAATGATAGAGCTAAGAGAATTAATTGCCGAGGATCTTAAGAAATATTGGAACGTGTCATATGATCCTAAAGAAGAGATAATGATTGTCAACGGAGGTACTGAGGGCATTTACCTCGCCCTGGGTGCCATACTTGAGCCGGGAGACGAGGTCGTCTTAATTGATCCCACTTATGTCGGATACGCTGAACCCGTTCGGCTTCTTGGAGGCAGGGTTCGTTATGTGCCTGTTAAAGTCGAGGAAGACTATCAGCCTAATATAGAGGATGTTAAGAAGGTTGTATCTCCTTTGACTAAAGCCTTCGTACTTTTGTCTCCAGACAACCCTACGGGACGGATTGTTACAGAGGAGTTTGTCCGTGATCTCGTCAAATTGGCCCGAGAATATGATTTCTGGATAATCTTTGATGCCGTCTACAAACACATTAGTTATGGACGTCCGACTCCCTGGGTGGACGCCTTTCCAGGAGCTAGGGAGAGGACAATAACAATCAACAGTTTCAGCAAAGAGGCCTCTATACCGGGTTTCCGGCTAGGATACGTGACGGGACCAGCGGAGGTTATAGAAAGTATGGAGAAAATTAAACAATATGTCTCGCTTGCTCCGGACACGCCTGGACAAATAGCTATGATCAAATTCTATGAGAGCGGAATAAAGGAACGATACCTGAACGAGATAGTCATCCCCACTTACCGGAAAAGGAGAGATCTAATGTATAAGCTTATAAAGGAATACCTACCAGAAGCAAGAACCACTCTCCCCGAGGGTGCATTTTACTTCTTCGTGGACATGCGTAGATATCTCGAAGCGATGGGAAGAGACGACGAGGAGTTCTCGAACAGACTCCTTTACCGGAAAAGTGTCGTTGTTATACCGGGTAAATATTTCGGCGAAATGGGTTTGGGACACGTAAGAATGACTTTTGTAAGCGAACCCGAAGAAAGAATAGAGGAGGGTATGAAGAGGATAAGTGCTTATATTTCCAGCTATCTCTAA
- a CDS encoding HIT domain-containing protein, producing the protein MSQGVKAYMRLEEIPFMHWGVISRYNFSEDKIHLIPRKKWDPLSAAPIMLQDASGRLVPIGKWKGHFSYISPIRGSRPGGEERREGSTSDVFREIIEGRDYAIFVTVDANRFDGVFSTEPVMNEIKDAYAATIVNRYPAMVRVIDSELERTLRMRIEDEYTRIAHGINLVTFPVSKYYETFSEASVESLTWLFLSLIEAIKTGVDDARKRGFSLIPTYVFFNIGSLAGGTQPRLHAQTYIDLNQDGHGAYMENVLQAFDTMKGKCHICTSRHDNRIIFENNTWISWATSAPRRNFHVRIAPKRHVERITELDRIEITGLAETLIRISRGMDKAGVAHDRYVLIYSNPFGYNSFFHLFIDFVPFEKIGGIEVLDSVRVARIAPEEVARILRSAMSDG; encoded by the coding sequence TTGTCGCAAGGTGTCAAAGCCTACATGAGGTTGGAGGAAATACCTTTCATGCATTGGGGAGTGATTTCTCGGTACAACTTCTCAGAGGACAAGATCCACCTCATCCCTCGAAAAAAATGGGACCCGTTATCTGCCGCGCCAATAATGCTTCAAGATGCTTCTGGGAGACTTGTACCTATAGGTAAATGGAAGGGTCATTTCTCGTATATTAGTCCAATAAGGGGATCTAGACCGGGTGGAGAAGAAAGAAGAGAAGGTAGCACCAGTGATGTCTTTAGAGAAATCATCGAAGGGAGAGACTACGCAATATTTGTAACTGTTGATGCTAATCGATTTGATGGAGTATTCAGTACTGAACCAGTTATGAACGAGATTAAAGATGCATATGCCGCTACAATTGTTAACAGATACCCTGCTATGGTTAGAGTTATTGATAGCGAACTAGAGAGAACTCTTAGGATGCGAATTGAAGACGAGTATACCCGAATCGCCCATGGTATAAATCTTGTCACTTTCCCTGTATCTAAGTACTATGAGACATTCAGTGAGGCCAGCGTTGAATCACTAACATGGTTGTTCCTCTCTCTAATTGAAGCTATCAAAACTGGTGTGGACGATGCTCGAAAAAGGGGTTTTTCTTTAATACCCACATACGTGTTCTTCAACATTGGATCCCTGGCAGGTGGTACACAGCCACGTCTCCACGCGCAAACATACATCGACCTGAACCAAGATGGTCATGGAGCATACATGGAGAACGTATTACAGGCTTTTGATACGATGAAGGGGAAGTGCCACATATGCACTTCGAGACACGATAACAGAATAATCTTCGAAAATAATACTTGGATTTCGTGGGCTACATCTGCTCCTCGGAGAAACTTTCACGTGAGAATTGCTCCTAAGAGACACGTAGAGCGCATCACAGAGCTAGATAGAATTGAAATTACGGGTCTTGCTGAAACACTAATTAGGATATCTAGGGGCATGGACAAGGCTGGGGTAGCACATGATAGGTATGTTTTAATTTATAGTAACCCATTTGGCTATAACTCATTCTTTCACCTGTTTATAGATTTCGTGCCCTTTGAAAAAATAGGAGGCATAGAGGTGCTCGATTCAGTAAGGGTTGCCCGTATAGCTCCGGAGGAGGTGGCTAGAATACTCAGGTCAGCAATGAGCGACGGATAG
- a CDS encoding GTP-binding protein, producing the protein MQRDYLKILVSGPYASGKTTFVKTISSGKVLTTEVPVSTLYESQIKQYTTVAFDYCRVNLDGTDVYVFGTPGQTRLQFMWRVLAVGMHGYIFIVDGSSMLNVMRSRTVYEYMKNLGDYPHVIAVNKQDLPNSIKPSTVAQVFGVNNDIVVPLVALKKESAISVLQRAVELIRAQKPKYRAE; encoded by the coding sequence ATGCAAAGAGACTACCTAAAAATACTGGTTAGTGGCCCCTACGCTAGTGGTAAAACGACGTTTGTGAAAACAATTTCTTCTGGTAAAGTTTTGACTACAGAAGTTCCAGTGTCGACACTGTATGAATCCCAGATAAAACAATATACCACTGTAGCTTTTGATTACTGTAGAGTCAACCTGGATGGAACAGACGTGTACGTTTTTGGTACTCCTGGTCAGACAAGGCTACAGTTTATGTGGCGTGTACTCGCGGTTGGCATGCATGGTTATATCTTTATCGTGGATGGTTCATCGATGCTTAACGTCATGCGTTCTCGGACGGTGTATGAGTACATGAAAAATCTTGGGGATTATCCTCACGTGATAGCTGTGAACAAACAGGACCTCCCAAATAGTATTAAGCCATCTACCGTGGCTCAGGTTTTTGGAGTGAATAACGACATCGTTGTCCCTTTAGTAGCGTTAAAGAAAGAGTCTGCAATTAGCGTCCTACAACGCGCCGTTGAACTTATTCGAGCTCAAAAGCCTAAATATAGAGCAGAATAG